TGGGCCGCCAGCACCAGCCACAAGCGCAGGTCCCACGTCCGCATCCTCATCATCAACCTGACGGTGGCCGACCTGCTGGTCACCTTCGTGGTGATGCCGCTGGACGCCGTGTGGAACATCACGGTGCAGTGGCTGGCCGGCGACGCTGCCTGCCGGATGCTCATGTTCCTCAAGCTGCTGGCCATGTACTCCGGGGCCTTCGTCACCGTGGTGATCAGCCTGGACCGGCAGTCCGCCATCCTGGACCCCCTGGCCATCAACGAGgccaagaagaagaacaaggTCATGCTGGCCGTGGCGTGGGCCATGAGCGCGTTCCTGTCCGTCCCGCAGGTTAGTGTCAGTGTGGGCGTGGCCAATGAGCAGGAtagtgtcagtgtgggtgtggccaaTGAGCATGCATCTGTCAGTGTGGGCATGGCCAATGAGCATGTTCCTGTCAGCTACACAGGTTAGACCCAAGGTGGGCGTGGCAAATAAGCATGTTTCTGTCAGCTACATGTTAGTGTCAATGTGGGCGTGGCCAATAAGCATGTGTCTGTCAGCTACACAGGTTAGTCTCATTGTGGGCGTGGCTAACAAGCAAGTTTGTCAGCTACACAGGTGACATTTTGCCATTTCAGTATCCTAatttcaaagcaaaacaaaatgttaatttcagcAAACACTTCAGATGTGTAATTGCTGGCAAGTTAATATGACCGAGCACAGAAAAATGAGATTATTCCACGCAGTATAAATTTAGTTTGGGTGCAGTTACTAATGATATGCAATGAACTCAAGAGTGCTTTGGATCAGGTGGGAGTTAAATCACCACACTTGCGAAAAACCAATGCTTGTGTATTTGCAcataattagcagaatcagtgCCTGAATTTATGATGTTTTGGACATCTGGAGGGTTTCagcataaataagtaaaatgtaTCCCACTTAAATCTGAAGCCAAGACTGGATCAGTATGGAGATAAAATGATTggattataatatataatattataatattgaaaataataatacaatgaatGACCTTTTAAGGAATCATTAGTATTGCCATGTGTGTTGAAAATGATTCCTAGTGACATCAATTCACTGCATTCTGCGACTGAATCTCTTATACAACAAAGGTATATTTTCCCCATATATGGAGGTCCAATACATTAGCATTcttgatttgtcattttttgtaaCAATGGGATGCTGCTCTGATAATATCTTCAGCATTTAAATACCAACGATATCAAGATACAGCACTGACTTTTTTGAAACTGAATGTTGGAAAGGCACAATATATTGTAATTCGAAAACTTAGAAATGGGAAAGATTTATTAATAGAGGATGAACACGCAAAGCATTTAGGAGTGTGGTATATATTACCTAAACCTAAACTTCTCAGCTCTTCCATAAAAAGTAGCAAACAGCTGATCTGCTGAGCTGAAGGTCAGCAGGGGTGAGTAGTGACGTCCTTTGGAATCTCAATAGGCACGTCTACAAATGCATCAGAGGCTTCAACACTCACCGTCAAGTCTGTTTAATATTTAGGCCTACATGCCACCTCATGCAAATTTCATCAGGCAGCACTTGACTTTCACCTCTACGCTGATGACATGGTCCTTCTCCAGAAACACACCGAATCCCAGAATCCCACTCAAACATTGCCATCTGCCAAACCGCCCCGACGCTGAATGCAAACCAAATAGATTTCCCGTATGGACCACTTATTAAATAAGACTCGTCCACTTAGAATCGAACCTGCCTGTGAGCGTATTTGATGTACAAACTAAGTCAGATATGCGAGAGTGATGGACACCATAGCATGGAATCTTTCCTTTTCAAGTGCCGTTTAAATGCTTGATTTTCATAGAATGGACATCGACTAATGCCACATAATTATTTAAGTCTTCCTCTTCTTTACAGCATAAAGAATTTGCTTTGAAGTCTGTATAACTGCAAGGGCGGGGCTAGTGTTCGCTGATGGCTCTCTCCATACCCTTACTCATGActgtatttttcaattcatgaacCACTTTAAAGGTGGCTTAAAACTGGTCACACCCACATCCTTGTAAACACCGTGTCAAAGGTACACACTGACCTCCACGTTCTATGACCTGCCCGGTCTGCCTGTTCCAGAACCCATTCAATGTCCTTCAGTCCGCATGTCGAGGTTTACGCGAGCGCTCCAGCTAATCTCTCTAATCTCCGGCCCCGCTTCCGCCAGCGCGGCGTGTCCCGTGTGCGTACGCGTGCGTCTCGAGAGGCAGAGAAGGACCTCGTACCGCAGGGCTTCTTAtctcccttctcttttttttctcttccgtCGGAACGAGGTGCAAAGCCTCGGACGCGCTCGCTTTGTGACACGGCCCGGGGGTAAACGCGCACAGGGTGTCACGGGATGCCGTCATCCGCGCCGCGCTCCCGAAAGGTCAGGCATCGTGAAGCGGCGACTGCATGCGAGAGCAGGTCTCTCACTTTCACGCTGAACGGGTACagaatgtatataaaaaaaacatcagcgtTCAACATAGAGATGGCTCATCCAAGGACCCTTGGCAACCCTTGGCCACCATGACCCAGTACCTCCCAGCAAACCAGGCTATTTTTCCCGAAGGGGCTTCTCCCAGTGCGTCTTCACGCAATACTGTACGAGGCTCTGGTCAAGTATATCCACACTTTCTGTCAGCAGTGACCCTTGGGTTGTTAGTTGTTAGAGCAAGTGGATAATGAGCATCAGCTATATTCACTTAGACAATGCAAACTTAGTTCCAGCAGCGATGACTCAGGGATTGTCTCCATGGCTGGCCTTTCGTTTACACAAAAACACCCTCAATGGCACATTTTTGCCTCGGAGTACCAAAGACAGATTAGCGTTGATAAAATGCCCACAGCTGAATGACAGTCAGTTAATTTAGAGCTAAAACAGGGGTGAAGGCCTCTGACTAAAGGAAGGTCACCCCCTTATTCTGCACACTCGCCTCCACTCATGCGCGCAGAGTATGATTTTACTGTatggcagtgtgtgggtgtctgtccCAGTGTGGCTTAAATTGAGCTACCAGAGTACTGTAGATTCATACAGTTGTGTCAGGAACTGTAGGTGCTGTTCTGAACGTCTTCTGAATTTATGTTATAGTTCATGGActtgttttaatataaatgacatgttttgtagcatgtttttattttcacaatgatgcattgttttgaattattatATGTTATTGTCTAATTATTATATTTGAGTTATAGGCCATTTTTTTACATCTGCACTGGTGTTTATCTACTGTAACTTATCTACTGTACCTTAATAAAGTTTATAAGTTTATAGTTCATAGGGTCAGTctagataataaataaaatgtctgcgTATTTAGTAAATGAAATCTTCCAGCAGTCGCACAGAAACCCACAGATACAGGAAATCCACTGTAAACCACTAGCATCCCCATCCCAACTTCCACACGATACTATTCAGTGACCCCAGGACATGATGGCAGAAATCACACTAAGTCACAGATTTTACAGCAGAGAAAATCTGAGGTGCACAAAAAACCATGGAAGTAAATGTTAGACACTGACTGAGACCTTAATTGAGCTGCTATTTAGAAACAGAGCACAAAGAGAGGGAAGCTTAGGGAACTGAAGAAtgctgcacattcacacatttgaGAAGCAGGGTTCTTTCATCAGTCTGTCAACAATGTCAAATTTGCCAAAGAAATCATCAGGATTTAAAAACGCCATTTTACAGTACATGAGGGAAATGGTTTGTGACTTATAGTCAGAGGGtttgacagagtgtgtgtgtgtgtgtgtggtgtttttcagaaaaagcTTTTCAGTGTTTCCATATCATGGCCCAACATGACAGGCTCCCTGCTAAGCTGTCCTTGTCAAAACCAGAAGTATCTGCTAATTGAACTATatgatttttaatgatttcataatttaatttaatttaatttaatgatatGATTAGCTGAAACAAAGAAAGAGCAcaaccttttgtttttaacgTGGCTAACACTTTTGGAGAACTTACAATGTGGAGTAACTTCTTTTATTTGGTATTGCACAGAATCCAGGCTTTGTCTTTGATGATATCTATGAAAGCAGGATGTTATGATGGACAGCCAGGCCAGGATCAAGGCTGCTTGTTCTTTGTATTAAAGGTACACACCTATAAAATACACCAagttattataaataattactCTCATTATTAGTAATGTAGCTGACCTGGTTATGACTTATCCAAAGGCTTTAAAGCCTACTTTGCCAAAGTGATCGCACTGCCAACTTCAACAGCTTCCTTGCTTTCCAACTATTGAAAGATTGACAGAAATTCCAGTTTTTAATAATGCATGTTGATATCAACATATCTATGTCTTATTTCCCACTAGCAGatattttattgatgttttaCTGATTGTTTTATGCATGGAAATACATCAGTGTATAATTAACCAACTTTGGCTTCTACATTAATGCGTAGCACACGATTTATAGTGAGGTCAGGTTTTTGAtgttcaagatttttttttgtaatacaatTGTGGATAAATCCAGGAACCATCTCTTTCCACCATCAATGTAACAGTTTAGGACAGCCAGTGCTGACTACTTGCCGGTTCTTATGTCATAAATGGGCCCTCCACGTAAACCACCGTGTCTTTTTGCCGTCACTCCTGTGGAGATTGCAGCCGCTGAGGTGCGAAACATCTTTGGCTGAGATGAGTCACttccgtggcaacggaaccggCTAATCAGCAGGGGTCACGGGGGCCGGCTCGGATGGAAAATGACTGATTGGTGCACTTCCAGGCAAATGGGGACGGTCCCACACAGCCTGTTCTCCAGGTCCAGCTTTGCAGAGATCTGGGAGACCTCAAGGGCTTACACAACTGGCAGTTACACTGGTCTGCTCTTCTGCCAAGGGCAGCGATTTCATAAGCTTTCCAAAGACCAGGCAATCTAAGGCACAGAAAATGGGCTCTCTGCAACAGGACACACATCTGTGTTCACACGTCTGTGTCtctccacacacctgcatgcacaagcacacacacacacaaacacacgctcacacgagTATGCATGCTTATGTGTATAGGTTACGCTATACAGGTTACGTGACcatgactgcatgtgtgtgaggccGCGAGCGCACGTGCGTTTCGGCTCAGCTCTGCACCCGTGTCTCCCCAGATGTTCCTGTTCCACAACGTCACCATCACGGTCCCGGACAACTTCACGCAGTGCTCCACCCGCGGTAGCTTCACCGAGCACTGGCAGGAGACCGTCTACAACATGTTCACCTTCTCCTGCCTCTTCCTGCTGCCGCTGGCCATCATGATCTCCTGCTACACCCGCATCCTGATGGAGATCTCCAAACGCATGACCAAAGGGAAGGGTGAGTCCCACACAGCCAGAGGGCGGCCCTACCTCCCAGAGGGCAGGAACTGACCCCACCAAAACCCAGCACAGGTCAGACTAGGCCAATGTTCCAGACACTTTGAGAATGTGAGGTggcgtgacctttgaccttggtCTCGCCTGAAAATGACAAGTACAGTAGAGAAACTGTCCTGTTGTATTGCTTCAGGGGTAGTAGCAGAGCTGGGGAACCCTTTCTCCAAGTCTTCTATGACTTAACATAGTGTGGATACACCTCAGCTCATTCCAGCTGAGGTTCTGTAAGATCTCTTTGTCCTGTGTTTCAGCATCTTCCAAGGAAGTGCATCTCCGCCGCTCGAAGAACAACATTCCCAAAGCTCGGATGAGGGCTCTGAAAATGAGCATCGTCATCGTCGTGTCCTTCATCGTCTGCTGGACGCCGTACTACCTGCTGGGCCTGTGGTACTGGTTCTTCCCCGAGGACCTGGAGGAGACCGTGTCCCACTCGCTCACCCACATGCTCTTCATCTTCGGCCTGTTCAACGCCTGCCTGGACCCCATCACCTACGGCCTGTTCACCATCCACCTGCGCAAGCGCGTCAAGCGCTACTGCCACAGCGCCACCGTGCTGGTGGAGTCGGAGAACAACACCGATGTCACCAGCTCCTTCCGGTGCCCCGCCTCCCCGCTGCGCcagaggcgggagggggggcagggccaggaGAGcttcaggggggcggggcaggaggagaTGGACAGGAAGCCCAGCTGCTACGGCAGCTACCTGACCGTCCGCAGGAACGGAAGGGAGGAGCCCGGCCAGTCCAGCCCAGATAGCATGATATGAAGGGCGGGGCACTGTACAGGACGGGCGCACTGGAGATACGTTCCACCGGCAGAATATTTAACACTGTCTGACTGGCAGCCTGCCCATCAGTAATGGCCTCCGAACGTGTCACACACGTGACTGTCATGATCAACACTCGACAACTGGAAATTTATTAGCGCAATAGGGCCAATGAGCAGCGAGTGTCACAGCGACCGTGAGAATCCTGATCCCCGAGGCTTCCGCTCAATCATGGTCCCCCCGAAAGCTGACAAATCATAATTAATGCAATGGCTGCTGGAGGCTGACTCCTGAACTGTTAATGAGACACCAAAAAAGTGACTTCTCCCACAGTGtcaggaaaggaggggggggtcttTCGTGCAACGGCACCTGGAGACACACAATTCCCGTGGTAATAGACAGGAGGGTACATCAGCCACAGCATGAGAAGGACCACTCTGTCAACAATAGCTCTTGATTTGGCTATGAATTCCATTCTAATGCATGTAAATTaaactgcctggccaaaaaaaaagttgcacactAATATTTTATTGGACTGCCTTTATCTTTGATTACACTGCCTGGCAGTGTACATTATTATCCACACACTACatttggacacctgacatccaacatccaaagtagagttggtccaccctttgctgctataacaacctccactcttctgggaattctttatactagatgttggagctttgctgcagggatttgcttccacgCAGCCAGgggcagttggctttccaattgataccaaaggtgttgggtgggattgaggtcagtgctctgtgcaggcctctcaagttcttccacaccgatctcagcaaaaccatttctatatggacctcgcggTGTGTCCGAGGGCATTGTCGTGCTGTAAccggaaagggccttccccaaacatttgccacaaagttggaagcacataatcatctagaatgtcattgcattaaggatttgccttcactggagtCAGGGGCCAAGCCCAAGCCATAAAGAAAAcaaccccagaccaaggggtgtccagatgcttagggtatatatatacagttaaatgcaaaagtatttggacagtggtgtcaaattggttgtttttccactgtagagATCAGATTTGTATTTTGACATCAAACGATGACTATGAGGCAAAATTCATAATGTCAGCATTTATttcctgtgggttttttttttaaacagacattgaACTATATAACAGTGCCATTCAATGACTCAAGTCCTATATATACCaagtataaaataatttcaaaaaatagcctgcactttaacctcataatcatggttttatttcaaaaccaatgtgctggagtacagagccaaaacaacttaAACTGTCACTGTCCCAAGACtgttgcatttaactgtatacatgtatataggATGCTGCATTCGTGCTAATGAATAGAAGTGTTAAGGTTTGCGGATTTTCAGGTACTGAGGGAAAGCCCCCTAATCCTCTCCCCCGAGGCGTCTCAGTACCATCTCCATTTCAAAGGAATGCAGAAACATTCCAAACCAGCACCGCTCCTCAAACAGAGTAATTCATCTGTGCGGTGCATGTTGGTTagtttcttatttctttttgagGGAGAAGGGTTGGTGGATAAGTAACTATAACTGAGCACTAAAGCATTCAAGTTTCATTAGAGGCATAGATCAGTGTTTGAGGAAAAGATCCATCTAATCACAGCAATTCCACACCAGTGAGAAAGCTATTTGTCATGCCATTTTTCTAATGTGTGTTAAGCGGCGcttgaagtggaaaaaataagtGCAGGAACTAGGGTTGACCAGATGAGAAGAGAATTAAATCCACAGAACCACGCGATTGGTTGGAGATTTCGACCGTGGGCCAGGTGGGGCTTTTGGATACACAGAAAAGATGAGAAGCGGCGGAATGCTAGAAAAAGTGCCAGTACTCATGAGCAAAACAGAGTAATCGTGGTACAGCATGCCAGACCATACCGGCCCGCTTGTGTTAATCGCATGTTAAATGCTCAAAATTACTTTCCTGGAGCATGTCAAGAACTTTCATGGCTATAGCACAAAACGTGACCTGGAAAACTGGCGGAGTGTCTTACACAGGAAATCGACTCTGTTCACACATGACGCTGACAGGGAAAATCAGCAGAACATTTACGGGTTAAGATGCATACGTGAAAGCTTCGATTCCATCCTTCactcactgtgtctgtgcttaGTTATGGTTTAATTATTCTGACAGAAGCCTGAGCTATATCAGAACTTGATTACTGTCAAATAAATGCACCTGTGTGCAACTTTCACAAGCACAGTTCAgcaaattaatttagattttgttttgaactctacaaactgtgcttgtgaaggaagcaaaacaattaattcattcattaaggGTCAAAGTTAAGAATAGCTACAGATTTGATCAACAATTCTGCCTTTTTTGGCTAAGTAGATTTAAGAGGGCGGGGCAATCTCTCAGCGTTGCACTGTGTCTCAGGGATACTCACTTCAAAGGTTGGAAATCTTAACTGGAGACTCCACAACTGTATAACTAGCCCATGCAATGCGCCACCAGGGCAGCCTCTTTAATGTAAAGTTTGTGAGCTAAATGTGCGCCTAGTTAAAAATGCACTCGTGTCAGCAATACACCTGCATGGCCGTATTTCGGTAATATTTCCCTTGCTTGCTTTACTTCTGGATTAAACTAAGAGGAGCGCCATCATGCATGGCGGTGCTGGTCGTGTCATACATTAGCGCACTTCCTTGCCGGAAGAGCTCAGCCCTGCTGTGGATGAGGACTGAGGAGCAGAGGCTCGGTTCTCCAAACGCACCGAGGGCCAAGAGGGCGAGTGCATGTGGGAATGAGTAGGGATCTCTCagtctcccttctctctctgtctctctccttttctcttgtATTCTCACCCTTGCTCACCCTCTTCCCATCTCTCCTTCACTCCCACCCTTTTCTCATTTGTTCTCAATCTTCCGCTCACTCACCCCCTCTGTATCCaattctccatctctcccactCGCTCATTGGATAGTTTCATTCATGCTGCTTGAGGACACTGAAGCCTGGAATCAACATCTGgcacaatgcattttttgttttatttcaaaaaaccTATTTGCTTGAGTTACCTGCTTCAAAAGTGAATTTtggttgtgtgtatatatagcgCATAGTGGTCAATAATATTGTATATGCCCTCAGTCTCCATacatctttatttaatttttgtgatcaccaaaccaaaaacaaaacttaagGAATGTTGGGAAGGGTGTACCGTTCTGAGCCCACCAAAATACAGAACTGACTGTGCACACAAAAGCAGAGGAAAGGCATGGTACGAAAGGGTTCACACGCAGACGAGAGCTCGTTTTACAGCCAATTTAACAGTacctttttatttgttcatgaaTCACATAcgaaaaaaatcaacaaaaagaaatgatgtgCAGGACTgcttgtatttgcatttatcaGTCATGAACTATTGTTGTGTTAAATGTGAAAGAAGCATTTATTTGGTTTCCCTGGTGCACAATATCAAACGTGCAGCGTGagctgtgtctttgtgtttgccTGTTCAACGCTTAAAGTCGGCACTTgacattaataaacatgtttgTTCTCTACGCCCGTACATTTAGTGCTTCAATTGCCAGGCTcagagaaaaacagcagtgacAATAATTGTTTACATTCTTGTTTCACACTTCCATTTATG
Above is a genomic segment from Anguilla rostrata isolate EN2019 chromosome 16, ASM1855537v3, whole genome shotgun sequence containing:
- the gnrhr4 gene encoding gonadotropin releasing hormone receptor 4, translated to MVFHMHVAEMNCSSRDPGVVTLRQAPGWPPGNGSWEAAAATFAPGNGSAGGEELPTFSTAAKVRVVITFVLCVISAVGNLAVLWAASTSHKRRSHVRILIINLTVADLLVTFVVMPLDAVWNITVQWLAGDAACRMLMFLKLLAMYSGAFVTVVISLDRQSAILDPLAINEAKKKNKVMLAVAWAMSAFLSVPQMFLFHNVTITVPDNFTQCSTRGSFTEHWQETVYNMFTFSCLFLLPLAIMISCYTRILMEISKRMTKGKASSKEVHLRRSKNNIPKARMRALKMSIVIVVSFIVCWTPYYLLGLWYWFFPEDLEETVSHSLTHMLFIFGLFNACLDPITYGLFTIHLRKRVKRYCHSATVLVESENNTDVTSSFRCPASPLRQRREGGQGQESFRGAGQEEMDRKPSCYGSYLTVRRNGREEPGQSSPDSMI